attatttaaagtattttaaaaacagacCAAAGCACATATTTGACCAATGAAACATGAAATGAGGTGaaggtcagatgaaacatgCCAGACGGACATGTACCCATAACAGTAATTCCACCCAACACATATAGTTATTCTTCTGATAATAGTTTTGAGAAACGGACCTATTAATGTCACTTTAACCTTTaccactgatccatgaaatgaggtcgaggtcaggtGAATCATGTCTCACGAACATGAAGACGCTACAGGCaacccatataccaaatatagttatcccattactcaaaataagtaaaaaaaacttcaaattacaaaaaaagtataatttatatagaaaaaatcttaaaaaggACATTTGACAAATGACAGACGGAAACTTTGTAATTTAAAGTATCTGCATACAAGATATGTGTATCCAGGCCTAGGTCTTCTATCTCCTGAAATATAATGCTCTATACTAATAGCTTACGGCTTACGCCGCTGCCGACGCCGAATAGTAATACCTGTGTCTCGCGAAATGCGTAGCAGGCGAGACAATAAGAACCCGGGCCTACCTGGTCATTTACTGTGTAAATGGACAGATAAAGCCACATCACAGAAAGTCAATATACTGCGctaggaatagattaccttaagtATTATTAGGAAAAACCTTTCGGAATTTGTAGGCCTCTATACTCTTTAATTTCAAACTTTATGGATttcagcgtcactgatgagtcttttgtataaGAAATGTGacgtacaaaatattaatacggGTATTTTGAcgagggtttttttttaattttccgcCCAACCTTTTCAACAAGACGTGTCAAAATTTTACTTCATGATGTGTATTATTCATTATGTACACCAGCACTTCAACTCAATTCAGGAATTAGGTGCAATTGTCGAACTCTAACATGAAAGATAGGAAAAACAACAATCCAAAAACAATTACTTATCATGATCTCTTATCACTTAGATATGTCTCACCTTTTTGTTATATTCATAGTAAAATGCAATTGTTGAAATTAAAGTGACAATAATTCAACCTTTAAGTTATGCAAAATAATAACTTTTACTTAAGGTACAGACAGAACCAAGCTATCTCCGTTAAAATGGAATGAGACAacgctaatacaactgcataccaaatttAACTGACTTATTCATAAACTTATTAGATATAAGCAAAAATTTCTATAGAACATGACTGAGAAGAAGGatcaaatatattcaaaacaaagGAGATGTGTCATGCTTTTACAACTGCATGCCAAATATCATTaacctaccactagtggttccccgTAAACAGACCTTATAACAAACTTATACATTGTTAAAGACACCGCCGCCGGATACAGCATACCAAGTCTCGCTTTTTATTAACTCAAGTTGAGACAAAATAACGTTCAGTAGAAGGATGAAGGATTTGTATAGGAGATTCATAATTTATCGCCACTAAAAGTTTCTATGAATTTTCATCtttgaataataatttaaataacactaaaactaataaaaaataattttattgcacctatatatatatatatttatttacaattattaaaatttagcacTATCATCTTTAAGTTTGTTGATATATACAgcaaagataaataaatactgTCCGAATATGATATATTCTGGcatttgttgaaatattattGATCTTATATTCAATCAAATCCACATcaacatcaacaacaaaaattcaaatgttcctATATGACCGCgccatattatatatttctgcCACTTTGCCCACCTTGATTTCCTGagaaattctttaaaaaaccATTCGACTTCAATCGCTATTTCAAAAAAACGTTCCTATAGTCCATTCTGTATACTACCGACAATGCTGTTCTTCTTGTATAATTGTTCATTAAATTGCTTCGAGTTGcccaaaacaaacatttgtttCCAACCTGCAGACGGCAATACAAAATTGTCCAGTACCGTAATAAAAATTGGTTTCATTGCACATGAAGATGTTCTCCTttcaaagaatttaaaaattttaattcacACATTGTAAAACGTGGGATACGTTTTTCTACCATTCAGAAAACCCTTTCTGTATCTGACACGATGAATAAAATGGTGGGTTCGTGCTAGGGTTGAACGATGACGACGTACAGTATGTTGATGGTACATTAAATGATCGTCCCATGGGTGCTGACGGTGCAACAGGAAACAATGAATCACTAACAAACGACTGCATGGCTGCCGGGAAAGGTTTTCTTGACATTCCGAATGTAGATCCAGGAGTCGGGAAAATTTGGTATGGATTGTGTGGTGTTGAATGCATCGGAGATCCTTTCATTGAGTAGGGTTGGAATCCAATTTGTGATGATGTCATAGGTACATATCCCAAGTTGTACCGGATGTCGTTTTCATTGGGAGATCCATTGACAGATTTTACTGTACTTTTCCTTGCTCTTCGTCTTGCTTGTCGACGTCTAAAATCTCCTTTCGAAAAATCGTCGAGGCATGCCGGATGAATGGACCAATAATTGCCTTTGCCATTATCGGACCTTccattctttataaagcactcGTTTAGGGAGAGATTATGTCGTATGCTGTTTCTCCATGCCTTTTCCTTGTTATTGTAAAACGGAAAGTTTTCCATGATATATTGGTAGATATCATTCAGTAAGATTTTCTTGTCCAGTTTACTGAGTATTGCCATGGAAATCATAGCGATGTAGGAGTGTGGTGGTTTCTCATTTGGATCACTAGAACATAAGCCATTCTTGATCGATCTATCTAATGATAACAAaacctgaaaaacaaataaaagatattatagaaaattaaataaaagatatgcttcataaaaaaacgatataactttaaaacaggcttattattattttattattattattattattattattattattattattattattattattattattacaccAAAGAATTAaaacttattattattataataccagagataacaaatattattggaattaatattttaattggtttttttttgtttatatgtcaTATTCATGTTTGTTGCTAATATAATTTACAGTACTATAAATGTTTGTTGAAATCGGGGAAGTGTTATCACGTGTCTTCTGTTGTGTTGTTTGCTTGTTTTAGTAATACTTGTGAATGTTACAAATGAAATAACATCATAAAAACACGGAAATTGATCaacaacaaaatagaaaaagataacattgatcaacaacaaaatagaaaataaaaataataacaacaaaaaatcacaAGTTTAAGCAGAAGAGAATGAAGGAATTAGTAAATTTTTAAGTGGGATagcataatattttaatagaaaGAACCgattcacgatttttttttaaataaagtgcAGAACGCACGGCGGTCGGAATATTTATCTTATTGTTTTATCTCATCCTAACTGTTTTAAAAAGATAGAATTATAGGAACCAGTTTCATAGGCCTAGAGCATTGCagcacttctttttttttttgtgttatactTTCAATTAAATggtttgttttatcttttagaTATATTATATGCGCTGTATTAAATATATTGAACTAGCTAAGGAATCGTTTGCAAATATACACTAGATGCAAAATCCCTGACGTATTACGAGAGGAGCCAGTGTGCCTCCTTCAAAAAGTGTCACCTTctatcaattaaaaatttgcattaATGAGACAACATACCTGTGCAATAGATTCTGCACTGTCGCTGCagctactttcactttcacttgTGCATGGAGATGGTGTCTCAACTATATCTCCCTCGCTCGAGACAGAATCTCTTTGGACCGTCTCGCTGTCCACCACTCTGGTCAAATAATCGATGCTGAACTGTGAATTAATCATGATTTCTAATATCCAAAAGGTAAAATCTTATTGAAgatgaaataaagaataacTTGTTATGTTAGCGAATGTGTTTATATACCCGACAACTTGTTGACAGTCCAGTTCACTTGCTGAGTTGTTCACAGTTCGTAGTCACGTGGTTTGGTTTTCAATGCCATTTCTAATGAGATAACGGTTCATATTGTTAAATgacatttcattattcaaaaatattttgacaggtgcaaaaatgattattgtaatgttgaaaataaagtatgaactataaaattaaagaaaactgacaattttatttatttcatttattttagatcaaaaactatttttgatgaaataacatttaagaaaagtttgaaaataataatgttgtAATCTGGAAGTGATTTATTATAGTCAACACGataataatagtaataattttattttttttaaattctgtaaatacatatttagattatttatatatattttaagttatttataCCAATGTCCATTAATCAATATTATAAACCTTATAGTCCTACAGCGAAATAAGGTGAAATAAGGTGTTTTTTTGTATCATACTGGTTTGCCCTCTTTTATGAATATATGAATTCATAAAAGAAAATCCAATGAACGCTGTTACAACAGTTTACTGGAACcataaaaacaaagcattgcaTACTTTTCAACTTAAAAAATCTTAGATCCGGTCTTCAAAGCAAGTGTAGAGTAAATGGTTGAACGATACAAATATTACATCTTAAAACCCACAAAAAAAGTCCGCAAAACACAGTCCGAAAAGCATGGCTGCTGTTTGAATGGATTGAGATGGGTTTTTTTGTGTCTGTGGGTGAAGTGTACAAGATGTATGAGTAGACGGTAAAGTGAGCAGGAGGAAAACttctgccccccccccccaaaaaaagaaaaagatatttcCCAATAATCAACAGTGAATTTTTCCGGTTTTCGTTTGTTCAGATTGCCGAAGAGAGCTGGAAAAAAATAGTCAGcattttgcattatttttccGCATAGAACAGAACATTATCAGATTAGAATGTTTAACATGAATTGTTATGGAATATTGTAGAtttcaaaaatagatttatgGCATGGCAGTCAATATTCAGGTTCACTGTGTATAACTAAAAGAGAGGCTAAAGATACCAAtcggacattcaaactcataattcgCAAATGAATTGACAGtgccaagaaaataaatgaattcaaaaatGCAACTGACaaagagaaaaacaatagtacaaaaatACAACACAGAAAACCAAAGACTTGAATAatatgaaccccaccaaaaacaaggggCGAAATAAtttcgatatttttttataaaacatatattcgTCTagatatatctgtatattattcATGTACTTGATCCTGTTTAATGACAAATTGCctgcataaaatatttataaaacaaagagCTGCGCTATCTTTGTCAATGAAAAAACTATCTAAGACAGGCCTAATGAAGTAGTTGTTAGCAGCTATAACAGATCACCGCACAGCCTAGTTTATGTAATTCATGGTGGTACTGTTAAGATTCAGTGTATCTGATAATTAAATTTTCGAAggttaatttgataaatatcaacACCAAATTAAGGAGAAGAAACGTTATGTCACGATATAACATGTCATAACGTACATGTGTGACCGGTAAATCAAAGCAAAGGAAGAAATCATGTTGAAATTTACCATTCCCATGTCTAGTGTTGACTGGCTCTCCTGGACCACCGTCTACTCTGTGTAAATTTACCATTCCCATGCCTAGTGTTGACTGGCTCTCCTGGACCACCGTCTACTCTGTGTAAATTTACCATTCCCATGTCTAGTGTTGACTGGCTCTCCTGGACCACCGTCTACTCTGTGTAAATTTACCATTCCCATGCCTAGTGTTGACTGGCTCTCCTGGACCACCGTCTACTCTGTGTAAATTTACCATTCCCATGCCTAGTGTTGACTGGCTCTCCTGGACCACCGTCTACTCTGTGTAAATTTACCATTCCCATGCCTAGTGTTGACTGGCTCTCCTGGACCACCGTCTACTCTGTGTTTTAAAGTCTAGTGTTGACTGGCTCTCCTGGACCACCGTCTACTCTGTGTTTTAAAATACATCCATTGTACTGTAAAACACACTAAAGTACAGTGtaccaaaatatatacaaaacatttatagAACTTAAAAATATgggtaaaaataatttttacgtTGTGTACATAATggtcagtggcaaatatttcaaaacagaaaCTAAGATGAAAGGCCAGACCAGGACATCTGTTGCTTCCTTGTATATTTGCTACACACATATTTACTTTGTGTTCGGCTATTACCATAAACTAAAGCTTAGTACCCCTCATCCACTATTTTCCGGTGCTGTGTCCTATAACATGAATTTATCATCAAAACTACCATTTATTATATAGATTTGCGATTTCGTCAATTTTAATGTTTGCAAACGCAGCTCGTATGATAACAAGAAGTGCAAATAATAACGCAAGACCACAATAAAATGGAGACGGCCAAAGTACTTCCCAGAGTATAAAGAGTTAAGGAAatacagcttttttttttattgaaacgtccatgttttatatgtttactcCGCTATGAATTAATGCAACGACCTGAGCAAGTCTTTAGTATCGGACTGAGAACTGATCTTTAGTACATGCCAATATTGTAATCTGCGGTTTCTGATATTTGACAGATAAATCATTAACAGTTTATtcaacgtccagtggcaattatttcatgcatttcaGTCCTTATATTGTCTTTACAAAGCAGTATCGTATTGATTTAAAATGTGGTGCCGAATCCTATATATTCAACCAAATCCGAATGTTAAGGTctcatatttatcatttatttaattgatagttttgctcctgttaaaaacaatctcTTAACATATTATTCCTGAACTATGTTGAGGTCACCTTAAACGAATGGTTTCAACGATCTCGTATAAACCTcggattttcaaaaattttcgaactataattttgttttatgtatcaATTTCAATGTATatgagtaataaaaaaatacttctgCTAGGAAAATTATCAAAGTTTGGAGAAGCAAGTGTTCATCTTGTCAATATACATTGAAGAcagtatttatataataataattggCAAGCATACATTTAAACGTGGGAGATGAATgagatataatattttaaaggcTTTTAATGAAATATCAAGATGCATTTGCTATAACTGCCACCATATAACATATAACTAAATAAATACATGATGTGGTCAAAGAACGCGTACGGGTGTTTCAAAATTCACATTAATCTTTCACTAATAATTTGTAGGGATTTGGTCAAATGTCTTTATCATCTTTTAAAAGATTGATAATTAGCACTTCCGTGTTTCCTTAGCGTATACTTATCGGTCAAtttgttgtaattttattgTCAACACCAAACCAAGGTGTATGGCAGGTCATTATCAGCTGCGGGggtcattgttaaaaaaagggTGTACTAGTTGTCATTTAAAGCAATTGGAATTACTAAACACTCAATGTTAATACTTTTGTAAAATGGATGGAAAATTTAGTCTAATTCAAATTAGTATACTTTATTTTAGACCTTaaataatgtaataatttttgATCATGCAGGTATTTTGA
Above is a window of Mytilus trossulus isolate FHL-02 chromosome 4, PNRI_Mtr1.1.1.hap1, whole genome shotgun sequence DNA encoding:
- the LOC134714895 gene encoding forkhead box protein I1-ema-like gives rise to the protein MINSQFSIDYLTRVVDSETVQRDSVSSEGDIVETPSPCTSESESSCSDSAESIAQVLLSLDRSIKNGLCSSDPNEKPPHSYIAMISMAILSKLDKKILLNDIYQYIMENFPFYNNKEKAWRNSIRHNLSLNECFIKNGRSDNGKGNYWSIHPACLDDFSKGDFRRRQARRRARKSTVKSVNGSPNENDIRYNLGYVPMTSSQIGFQPYSMKGSPMHSTPHNPYQIFPTPGSTFGMSRKPFPAAMQSFVSDSLFPVAPSAPMGRSFNVPSTYCTSSSFNPSTNPPFYSSCQIQKGFSEW